The Lathyrus oleraceus cultivar Zhongwan6 chromosome 5, CAAS_Psat_ZW6_1.0, whole genome shotgun sequence genome includes the window AAGAAACTTCATTTTCAACCTCCAGATTTTGATTTTGCAACTTCATGAACTCGTGTTTTTAACATGAATCAAACATGGATTCAGATGCGAGACACTTCATCGTTCATGTTTGCCTTCATCAGAGCAATTAATTTGCTCTGAGCAGGGAGAATTTGCTCAGAAACtcgaagaaccctagttcttcaaagtaaaattaaatggtTAATACTGAAAATAAATTACCACTAGGTTAGGGTTTTTGATTAGTGGAACCTCACAAGAGAATAGTAATTTGTTTGCTCAAGGTTGTAACTCGTACCTACCTATTCAAAAAAAAGCTTCAGAAGTCAACAATGATGGATTTGGAAGCTAGGTTGTAGAAGGATTCAGGCCAAAGCAAGGCTTCAAACACCTTCAAAGGATGCCGATGAAGGATTCTGGGCAAAGAATTGGAAGAAAAAGAGCTTGAATCGAAAAGTAGCTTGACTTCTTTTTAGAGGTATTAGGCTTCAATGGTGGCAGGGTTTCTTTGGCTTTCAAAtcttggaaatgaatgcaataacttcttctatttatagggaatgaaATGGAATCAAAATATGCGTGGAATTGGCTCAAATTCGTGTGAATTGAGTGGGAAATTTTCAGACCCCGAGCGTGTGAAAATTTGGTGCCAAACTCGTGAATTGGAGTTTTTCAAGTCGCTTCAAGTTGTCTTCATATGTGTTTGTTCATGGGTAATTGGGTTGCATGTGTGAGAAGTGGTCCCAAAGTAATTTGTGCAAGTTTCAACATTATAGGTCACAGACCAAAACAGAGTTAGGTCACCAAGTTCAAGCTTAGGCTAAATCCAATCCACACGTGCGTTTTGTGattttctttgagccaaatgttcATTTTATGGAGTAGAATAAGATGGAAAAGGAATCAATCCAATATGAGAGTTGAGGTGAAAGTTATGTGCATGTGAAGTTGAGGTCGTGACCTGAAAAATGGGCTAGGCAATTGGTCAAGCACATTGCAGCATGCTAGGTCATTTTGAGGTCCAATGTTCATGATGCTATAAATTTTGATTCCCTCGTGCATTTTGAGCCAAAATTGGTACAAATGATCTTTTACATAAGCTTAACAAAATACAAAAGGAATGGTAAGGGTGGAAACTAGGGGTCATGGCAAGGTTTTGGTCCAAGTTGGCAACTTGGTCATTTGCACAAATGAAGTCCTAAATAGATGAATTGATGTTTGACCCTTGAATAAAATTTATAAAGGATCCCAAAAGGCACATTTGGCTCAATgaatcatggcatttggatgaaaattgaagGACTTATGGAGTTTGGACCAAAGGCATAACATACTTTCAAAACTAGGTGAACTAACTTACACACCTCTTGCAAACTTGATGTTTTCTTGCATTCCAAGCCATGATGATGATATAATGAGAAACCCTTGGTGAATTCTTGATTAGGGCTTGAGTGATCTTGAATATATATTTAAGATTGAGTGATGTGGtatggaaataaacacatgaaccaccttCGAGTCCTCATGAGCAAACTTGTATTTACCTTAACCAAAAGTCATTGATCCTGCATTGATTTGAAGCATGATCACCTACATGAGTAATAATAGAAAACAAGCACCATCTCAATGAAATTGGGGTTAGTTGACAAGTAAAACAAAGGGAAACCCTAGTGTTAAGATACAAACCACAATATGGTCATGCTTGTGATTccatgaccaaatgcaatggttATGCATGATGTTGTTTGGATGTATGCAAATGAGCtatgaaaaaggaaaaaaaatggagggtgaattttggggtatgacagaaaTATATATAAACAAACTATAATTTGGCTGATCCATTTACCAAGCCATTGGTCATAGACTTAGTAAAGACTACCTTGAGAGGTATGGGATTGAAAATCCTTAAATAAGGGTTTCGACAACGGTAGCAATTCAATTTAAAGTTAACAAATCTTAACCTAAGATTAAATGGGTAATAAGTCATTGATTTGGATGTGTGTGCAATGTTTCGTGACAATGTTGACTATTACATATTGAGGGTTGAGTTTTTCCAAACTTTTAATAAAGTTATATATCGAGGATATGTATCTCAAGAAATATATACAAAATGAACTTCACTTATATGAATTTCTAGATGGTGCCatctcaaagtgagagttggagtttctctaATGAAAAATTCACGAAAACAAGAAAAGCACATGACCATAAATAATGTTAGGTGAGAGATGTAGGCGAAGAACCATTAAAGAATGTGTGTAAGGTAACATCGATATAATCATAAGGGGGGACAATTCAAAGCATAACTACCTAACATTTCGATTAAACTTTGCATTATCCTTACTAAGGTTAAGTTCAAATATAGAGATACTTAATTGTATTAACATTCTTTGTTTCTCTTTTCTAGAATTGAtcttgtcattattagaacaagtaagagattgttgtaaattattaacaattaataatatttagtgtgttccaaaatgacaagaaaatatgACAAGTGAATATTAATTTTCGAGTTCAAAAATAGGAAACAATTGTGAAATGTTGCAGTAGGTTTGAATTCATaaataggcaacacttgtgaagtgttgcagtAGGTTTGAATTTCTGAAACAGGCAACACTGTGTAAAGTGTTTCAGAATGAAAGTTTGGAACTCTTGTTAAGTGTTGCAGTAGGTTTAAATTTCTTAACGCAGGTACCATATGTCTCCATCTTTTAGGTAGACTTATGATGATCTTTGCAGTATCTatgttggtgatcttttcatattcagTGTATGAAATGGCATTCAACAAGATATTTTTAGCTTTGTGATGATttttataatctttcttttgTTGTTCCATCATCActtttctttctatttttttcCGCTAGCATCTACAGGATGTATGTAGCCATCAACTACCATATCCCATAGATCTACGTCATGACCAAGAAAGAAGTTTTCTATTATATATTTCCAGTAACCAAATCTTTCTCTATCAAAAACATGAGGTTTAGGATTATGTGATCTCTATCATTTACAAGAGCAACTGGAGGTGGGATAGCAGCCATTATGCTTCACAAACTGGATCTTTATCTgacactgttaagtgtttgataaTCTTATCAATAACAAAACCAAACTCTGATATCAATTGAAGGTGGAAAGaaacacaagaagggggggggggtgaattgaGTTTCTAAGATCAAAACTTTTCGTACCCAAAACACTCGAAGATAGAACAAGAGCAAAACTAAATGAACACAATTATATTTATCCTGGCTCAATGTTAACTAAGTTACTCCATTCGACctgccaaggtgatttcaccttatacacaaggactaatccactataatcaacttATTATAGACACACAAAGACTAATTTTCAATGTCTTCTCGAGTAATATTGACTATACCCTAACCACTCAAGGAATACAAACTCAATCAATGAGATTACAAGAAATGTGTTTACAAgattgcttctaagaaagcagattaCCATATTTCAGTACAAAGTATTTATCACACAATAACAAACAAAATCTCTATGTGTGTTTTCAAGTCTCTATACACAATAATATGTTCACATAAATGATGAATTGTATAGATTCGTGAATTAGTAGCTTGTTCATTCTTCCAAGTCTCATTTATATATGTTGAAGGGTAGAATTGGAATATCAAAATGTAGTTGTATCCTTGCATAACGACTTAATAATTGGAAGGAAAAATGGTACAACGGTATActccttagcccacaaaatcaggGTTGTGGAAGAAATATTTGATCTTGTACTGTGTATTATTTTTCTTATacaaaaccttttgatcttatcttctaatcttcagaggCTTCTAAATGAGTGTTGTTGAAGTATGTTTAGAACGATCAAGAGTCTGGTTGAGAGAGACTTCAGAACCTTGGTGTTTagagtcttgacacagttcctcaAAACCCGATCTTCAGAGCTTGAGAATGCAAAATCTTAAGAGCTTGACAAATCTTCAGAGGCTCTTCTATAAGAGTCACAGTCAGAAGCTTTAGCACAAACGTCCATCAGAGTCGTTGTTTAAGAGCATTCCAGAACTTGACATAATATTGTAAAGCTCAATTTTGTATCTCTTCATAGTCAAAGTGTGTTGAGTCTAGAATATGATGACGTCACACGCAAAATCTTCATAATCAGAACCTGTTAGCAGAAGCTACACACTAGAAAAAACCATTAGGGTATAAACTTATTCTCTAAGAAATAGTgtattattatcatcaaaactaaagatcagatgcagaaccaaattttgttcttacaaaaaCACCTCAGGTGGATGTTTCTTTTTAAAAAACAACCTTATTTCCTAGTTCAGCAAAAATTGGAATTGTGTTTCCTTGTCCACCACTAAAGTTGAATACATTGTTGTTGGAAGGACTTATACTCAACTCTTATGGATGGAGCAGATGTTGAAAGAgtacaatgtcacacaagatgttATGACATTATACGGTGACAACATGAGCGCTATCAACATTTTCAAGAATCTAGTTCAGCATAGTCTTACCAAACAAATTGGTATACAACATCACTTCATTCAAGAACTTATGGAAGATAAGATTATTACTCTGGATCATGTGTCAACAGAAAAACAGTTTACCGACATTTTCACAAATGCCTTAGATGATACACAATTTAAAAAATTGAGAAGTTCCCGAGCAATTAATACTGAGATGGCCAGAGAGTAATTGGGCCAAATTTTGTCTATACAGTCCATCAATTCCAAGAAACATGCGCTGAAACTTGTCTTGGCCAATGAAATTACTAAACTGATTCATATTCAATTTTGTTTCTTTTTCACTTACGTTATGTATTCATGCCTCAAGTTATTTTGTCACTCATCATTGTCTTCTCATTCAAAACCTCTCTCTCAACTTATCACTCTAACCCTAGTATTGCATGTTCAACAACTCCCTAGATTTTTCACGAAAATGATAGGCAATAGAAAATGAACCAACACCCCAGAAAAGGATAAGAGTGTTAAAAAAGTCAAAATAAATCTTTCAAATGAGTAGTTATTGGAGGGAAAACCGATGGTCCACCCGGAGGTCCCCCCGCCATTGAACCACCAAAGGAGGTTCGAAAAAAGAAGTTGAAGAGGATTAGTGATTGTGCTGTTTGAATTCCTTTAATAATGTCTAATCTAACGGAAAAGGGAAAAGAAATTGTCACCACTACTCCAAAAAGATATCAAAGAATTCAACAATGCTCAAGCAAATGTCACAACTCAATctttaaaagaaattcttgagATCGCTCGTCTCCAATTCGTCTTCCCGAAAATTCGAAAAGATAAATCATTCAAATTTATCAACTCATCTAAAATAAGTGTACCTATTAATAAGCATTTACTAAACAAGCACATGTAACTCCAAAACTTAAACTAATTATCATATAAATTATTTAATAAAgatattttcaaatattttaaaaCAACTTAATAATTTTAATTAGAATTAACAATTAAGAGCGAATAAGGTATTTAATTGATTATTAAATTTTATTATAGGAGTTCAAGGAATTTTCCTCCCATGCATGGGCCCACTCAATGGCACTTGGCAATCACCCAAACCCCATAATTCTCTAAACCCTTTCCCCATTTTTTCTATAAATAACACTCTCCCTTCTCCTCTTTCTTCTCCCCCTTCTCcctttctcttctcttctctaCCATCATATTCCTTCTCATATTAGGAAAAGCAGCCACAACCAAGTGCACCACCACTCTACAATCTTTGTAAGCTCCTTTTTCTCCTCTATAATTGTTTTTTTGTCTCATATGTTTGTTCTATGTAACATCTTTTTGTTTTGCTTACATTACATTGTCATTATTCTATTCCACCTGTCCAATTTCTATGAATTTGGCCGTTTCATTTCCTTGCATGTCATTCATTTCTGGTATTCCAAGCCGTTACGataacattttattttatttttccagCATATGTTAGTAGTTAAATAATGGAAAATTATTGTCGGTGGTGTGAGATCAGAATTGTAAGCTTCAACTAGAGTATTTTCTTTTCCAGGTTCTTCTTCTGTGTTCTTTTTTGTTTGAAGGGTTGATTTTGATTCCCTTTAAGTCACGTATCTAGTTTCATTACTTCACTCTTTTGtgttttttattttgaaattcttaaaattattaaaaaataaatatggGTTTTTGTTTCATTTATGGGAAAAGAAGTTGTGCACACGAGAAAAGAGAAAAGCGGTTGGAATTCGTTTTTTTGTTTGGTTTTCGGTGTTTCTCTTATTTACTCGACGCGCTCGAATTTGGCGCGTGTAGGTATTCGCTTCCGCTTCACGGGCCGAGAATATTGGCGAAGTTGGTTTTTGGGCTTTATTTAGCTAGTGGGGGGAGGTCTTGTGTTGTGTGTCAGAGATATGGACCGTACACGTGTTATTCAGCTGGGCCCATGGGCTATTATTGATTCTGACCAATTTGAAATCATACTTAAATTCAATTGAAAATAGAATATGTTTTCCAATTTGAGACCACTAATATTAAgtttttaatatttattttggAGTGAGTAGTATTTATGgatttttgtaaataaataaataaaaaatgacaCAACTTGGATCCTAAAAAGTAACCTAAAGGACAATAAAGAGGAAAATAAGATTGATTATGTTTtgattatttatttataaaatttcTTAGTTTGATAAAGTATGTACTGTCTGTTTAGATgattttagttttaaaataatTAAAGAAAGCAGTAGAGTTAAAACTTTATAATACAATGTTCAAACAATTCTTTTTATTTGTTTTACGCCAAAATAGTTTAAATTCATATTTTACTCCCTTTATTCTTTTATAAACTATTAATCACTTTACAAAAGTTGAAGAAAATGTATAAATGAAAAGAATAATTGAAAAAAGGTAAATTgaataaataaattaaaaatatattttctttgTTTTAGATTGCTTTCGAGCATATTTATTCAAAAATTATAAGAGTAAGAAAATTCATAAACTTTTTAGATATATATGATGTAATTTTTAAATTAAACAGAAAGAAAAATTTatataaatttttatttataattgaACTAAAATAGTAAAAGAATAATACTATATATTATctttaataataaaaaatatatattgaCTATTTATAAAATATAAAGGAGTGATTTATAGATCTAACTCTCTTCGGCAATACTCtcaaatttttgttttaaaataaaattatctATCTGCATTTAGTTCAAATATATTGAATATCAATATATTTAAAAGTTAAAAGTATTTGAATATAATTGCATGCTATAGTTTTCAGTATATAAGGCTTGTTTGGGTGTTTGAAGGAGAAGACAAGAGATAAGAGTAGAAAAAATTGATGGATTTTGGTTGGAAGAATTTTGAATATTTTACTTTTACCCATACAAAAAAAAACcataatttaaaaaattaaaaatttataTTGAAGGAGAATTTGAAAAGATTTATATAAAATATACTATATTTTATGTTATTATAATATTCTAACAATTAAAAATACACTAATTTTAAATACTCTTTTATCATTTTATATAAAATTATTCTTTTAGAAAATTACtaaataatttatattatttaaaaatttatttttgaaagtttctttttgtttttttgcAAACTTTTGAATAAAAGCTTATTAAAACTAAAAGTTATAAATATCTAGGTGAACACTCTAATATTTTAGACATAATTGGATATCAGATATTCCTCCGATCAAATAAGAATATCCAATATCatattatttattaatattatttaattttttaaaataattaaaattttaaattaattaactGTACCCAACTAAAACTAAATTATAGATAATAATTTGCATAATATCTATACATAAATAAATTTCTAAAATGAGTTATTCTAGACATTCTTTTAGGTGTAAGATTGACTGAAAGGACATAAAACGGTTAAAGTCGTTCCCATGAATCATCGCAATGTTCTATATCTGTCTCATGTTAGCCACTCTATGCTGACACAGTACTCTTATCTTCATGCACTTTTGATCTCGTGTCGTGTCGCCGTATATTTTTTCTTGCTTTCTTTGTCTACTACCGTTATTTATTCACCTTTCCATTTACAACACAACACACATAGTAAGATAACGGAATTATAAAATAAAACAAGTGCATTAAAACATGATTTTATTGGCTTCAAATTTCTTTCATTAAATTTGAGATGATTTTACTGATACCCATTTTTGTTTCTAAGGTAAATTATCGTAAAAAGAGTTAACTGTTTTGTTTTCTCTTCACATGAGTTGTCTTTATGTTTCTGCTGCTCCTGTCGGTTTGTTGAACGTAAATAAAAGATTTGAGTTCAGAACCTATAAAATTGTAATCCCTAGatttgttgtttttttttgtagCATAGACATAGGCACAGACAAAAACATTAGGCCAGTGATAGAAAACTGTTGATTCAATAGAGCACACAGAAAACAAATACTACTATATGCTCTTTCTATGtctgattttttttcttttgtttaacTTGTTCTTTTTCTTCTAATTCTTTTTTAGTAATAAATCGTTACTacttttttaaaataattttataatacTAGCTAGGTGTATCTTGTATATTCTGTTAAGCATCTCTTCAAGGAAAAGGTGAACATGATCTTTGATTCTTTAAGCGACACCTCAACAATTATTTTTGTACAAGACATATATAATTAACACGTAATTATATTAGATTGACAAGTTTGTCGTACTAGGATGTTTGGTTTCCTCCTTCACCACCCACCAACCCATGTCCAGTCTGAGTTTTTTTGCATCAAATATCTTTTTTTACTTCTACAATATCAAAATTACTTCGCTCCCTTTCAATTAATTTTTTGAACCGATTTAATAAAGACTTCAAAAGTCAATTATGTCCTTTTTAACTTAACGTATATTTAACTCTCActtgtttttctttattttaacGGATGAAAAAATACAGTTGCTTAATAGATTACACGTGTACTATTTTGTTTAATATTATTCTTGTTCATTCTGTTTCtaatttttcttttttgttttcaattaCTATAACTTTCAACGGGTTTGTGGTTGGTGTTAGAACTACTTCACCAACCTTTACTAGTCACTTTCTGAAACAGAAAACAAAGTCCAGCCTTTTCTTTTTCTGGAATCAAAATCCTGATTTTTGTCAACCACATCATGTACTAGAGTTTGAACTCTGATACTGGTTTAAATCGTAATTAAACGATCTATTGAGTTAAGATTCACGAACATAAATCTTAAAAGTTTAATATCATAAAGATTATTCTCCCTAAAGTTATTTTCTTGATGAAGAAATCCAATTAATTTGGCTAGATATTAATAATGAAGGAATATTTATAATACATCAAGTCTTTTTCTTAGAACTTACCTCAATACAATTATTATCCTCTATATACTAATCATATTCATATTATGAAATCCACTAGTGATAGATAACGTATCAACCAAGTGCATGTGTCATGTGTGACTGTTTGAAATACTATTAGAGTTTGTTAATTTTGATTAACTTAAACttatattattaatattattaattcAACTTGATTGAATAAGTCAAGGAAAGGGAGGGAAAACTGAATCAGTTAGAGAAGTAGTTAAGTGGGCCCAAATTAAAAGTCTATGCTAATTGATTCAAAGAATAAAATATGAATGTCACACTTTTCATTAGGATGTGAGAAGATAGAGAAAAAAAATAGATTAAAGTATATATAAGAGTTGTTGATGTAGACTTAAAATAATAATTAAGTGATTTTTTGTGGTTATTTCACTCTCATCTGAGTCAGAATCGACTAATATCCTACCCAACTTTAAGACACAAGTCTTTCAAACTTTGCCTTTCTATGTGGAAATGGACAACTTGTCAAATCTCTATAATGCTTTAATAATACACtctctttttttttaattttgtttctttgtgtatttttttgttaaaaccaaacaaaataatttttttaaatatggAAAATGAATCCTTCATGTTATTTAACTACTTTAATCATTAACTACTTGGCCCATTGAAAACATTTGTTAGCTCCTGGTTTCTCTggattgattgattgattgagAGTGGCCAAAACAACATCTTTTGTATATTTAATTTGTTTTTGAACTTGTTTGATGCTTGAATTTGAAAATGACTTCCTAGTACAATAGACtctttctttattttattttttttatagaTTGTATATAAATATTTTTGTTTCAGCTTGAAATTATACGTAGGAAATTAATATAATTGTCCACCAAAATCATGACAAATGTTTGCTCAATTATAAGGGTACCATTTAATATGGTcacttttttttttatattatttgCTTCAATTGAATATGTACCGTGAAAACTTATTCAACTTGAAGGTTTGACAATGACTTATATTGTCATAGATGAATTCATATAATGActccaaaagaaaagaaagaaaatttaATCAATTTAAGTCATTGATATTTATTTTAATTACATGTCATATAATTTTTATGATATTTACAAACTCTTTGATCAATTGAAATTACAGTAACAAGACTCATTACCGGAGGTTCCAATTAAAGATGAAACATATGCTTTTCCTACTTATCACTTTCAAGGTACAATAAATCAGAAATTACATGTTTCTAGTTATTACTATTATTTCTATAATTCAATTGACATAAACATAACATTTAAGTTCATTATTTTCATGTGATATTTTTCTTCCTACAGATTATAAAAAAGAAGTTGACAAAGCTAAGAGAGAGAATGGGATTTCAAACAACACACAACACTAAGAAGTCAAAAGATGACTCAAACAACGCTCATGAACAACAACACTCTTTAATTCCAAGGGCACTCAATTTGACTCATCATAATTTAACCACAAATAATACCAAATTCATTCACTCTGGCTATGATTCATGGCTGGTAACACACCCTTCAGCATTGAGCTTATTTGATAAAATGATGGAAGGTGTCGATGAAAAAAGGATCGTCGTATTTTTAGATTACGACGGTACCTTATCACCTATTGTAAATGACCCTGATCGTGCTTTCATGTCTGATGAGGTAATAATTAGTATGTTACCATTTCTACGTAATATTTCATATATATTGATTATTCAATTAATATAAAATTAACCGCAATTTAAATAACAGATGCGTGCAGCAGTATCTGAAGTTGCTACTTATTTTCCAACAGCAATAATTAGTGGAAGAGGCAGAGAAAAAGTGAGTTCTTATAATACACTTTCcttaatttttttatataaaaatcATAATGTATAACATTTTGTTTTAGGTAAAAGATTTTGTGAAGTTAAATAATTTATATTATGCTGGGAGTCATGGTATGGACATAATGGCACCATCAGTGCCAATTAACCAATGTGACAAAACTACTCTTCACACAAATGTGAGTAAA containing:
- the LOC127082190 gene encoding probable trehalose-phosphate phosphatase C, whose amino-acid sequence is MKHMLFLLITFKIIKKKLTKLRERMGFQTTHNTKKSKDDSNNAHEQQHSLIPRALNLTHHNLTTNNTKFIHSGYDSWLVTHPSALSLFDKMMEGVDEKRIVVFLDYDGTLSPIVNDPDRAFMSDEMRAAVSEVATYFPTAIISGRGREKVKDFVKLNNLYYAGSHGMDIMAPSVPINQCDKTTLHTNGNGVPFQPAKKFLPAIQEILKRLENVIKGIEGASIEDNQFCISVHFRQVHEKDYNVLEEKVKSVLEKYPLFCMTEGKKVMEIRPSIKWNKGNALEYFLETLGLSNSNNFLPLYIGDDKTDEDAFKVIRSRGQGYSIIVSSTPRETCALYSLRDPSEVLMFLSRLAKWRKRS